In Streptococcus porcinus, the genomic window TAAAAAATGATGTTTTGACCATTTTAAGAGAACATTCTCCATAATGAAAATAGTTGTTGCTAAGGGAGCATTATAGACGGCACCTAAGGCAGCTCCAGATGCGCAGGCTAATAGGAGACTTATCTCTTTCTTTTTAAGTCGAAAAAATTGTAACCAACTTGCAGTGAGAGCAACTGAGACTTCGCGGGAAGCTCCTTCACGTCCTAATGGTGAGCCCATAGAAACAGTCACTAGCTGTAACATTCCATGACAAAAAGATGAGCTTGGGTAGACCTTTTCATTGTCCTGGACAATTGCCTTAATTGTTTTAAAGGGTTTAAAATATTTTGTCAAAGCTTGCCAACCAAAAGCAGCGATAATTCCTGCAAGAATGACACTGATAGCGCGACGAATAGGCGCTACTTTTGCAATCTCTGAACTAAATGTACCTGAGTGATAACCAAAACTAATAGCTTGAATGAGGTGGATAAGAATAGTTAATAGACTAGCTACGACTCCTGCTGTAATACCAGTTAAGAGAAGCAATCCCAACCACCTGAGCTGTTCTTCTATTGATGTCTTCATAGTATCATTATAACAGAAGCTACTAGCCTTTAAAAGATATGTACATCAAGAAGGACAAATAGAAGAGAGAAGTTTTAGAGGAAAGAAAAAGGAACTGAGACGATTTATCTTAGTTCATTTTCTATTATTTCAGTTTTTAATACGGCTTAGCGCCCCATGTTATAGTCATCATCTTGCATGGCTTCTACTGATCCTAACAAATAACCGTTTCCGACTTGAGAAAAGAAGTCATGGTTTGAAGTTCCAGTAGAAATACCATTCATAACGATTGGATTCACGTCATTTGCAGTATCAGGGAAAAGAGGATCTTGGCCTAGATTCATAAGGGCCTTGTTAGCGTTGTAACGTAAGAAAGTCATGACTTCATCAGTCCAGCCAACTTGATCATAAAGAGTTTTAGTGTAAGATTCTTCATTTTCATAGAGTTGGTAGAGAAGATCATACATCCATTCTCTGAAGGATTCTTGTTCTTCTTCACTTAATTCGTTAAATCCGAGCTGGAATTTATAACCAATGTAGGTTCCGTGGACGGATTCATCACGAATAATTAACTTGATGATTTCGGCTACATTTGCTAGTTTATTATTTCCTAAATAGTAAAGAGGGGTAAAAAAGCCAGAATAAAAGAGAAAAGTTTCTAGGTAAGTTGAGGCAACTTTCTTCTGTAAGGCGTTCCCATTTGCATAGATGTCATTAATGATTTTTGCTTTTTTCTGCAAGAATTCATTATTGTTGGTCCATTCAAAAATATCTTCAATTTCTTTTTTGGTATTCAATGTTGAGAAAATTGAAGAGTAGGATTTAGCATGAACAGATTCCATAAACTGAATGTTATTTAACACAGCTTCTTCATGAGGAGTTCTAATATCCGCTCGAATAGCCTCAACACCCGTTTCGGATTGCATAGTATCAAGTAAGGTTAGACCGCCAAAAACTTTACCGACTAAATCTTTTTCTTGATCGGAAAGCTTGCGCCAGTCATCCAAATCGTTTGATAGAGGTATTCGTGTATCGAGCCAGAATTGTTCCGTTAATTTTTCCCAGGTCGATTTATCGATTACATCTTCGATTTCATTCCAATTTATTGCTTCATAATAGGTTGTCATTGTATGGTTTCTCCTAAAGAGTATTATCATGATATAAACCAGTAATCCATTCTTGAGTAGATTACTGGCAGTTTCATTTTTTAATTGAATGTAATCTATTCATTTAATGATGTTAGGATTTCCCTTCCATCACTAGATGACACAAGATTCACATTGGTTTGCCCCAACTTCTTCACCATCATCAGTAAAGGTACGAACATAATAGATTGATTTAATACCTTTATTAAAGGCATAGTTACGAAGAATAGAAAGATCACGGGTTGTTTGCTTACTTTCTGTTTTCCACTCATAAATCTCTTTTGGCAGTTCACTACGAAGGAAAAGTGTCAAAGATAAGCCTTGATCAACGTGCTGTGTCGCAGCGGCGTAGACATCGATCACCTTACGCATATCCATATCATAAGCAGAAGTGTAATAAGGGATTGTATCGGTTGATAGGCCGTTTGCGGGGTAGTAAATTTTACCAATTTTTTTCTCTTGACGTTCTTCAATCCTTTGGGTTATAGGATGAATAGAAGCAGAACAGTCATTGATATAGGAGATGGAACCATTAGGGGCAACTGCTAAACGGTTTTGGTGGTAGAGGCCATCTTTTTGAACAGCTTGACGAAGAGCTTCCCAGTCGGATGCTTGGGGAATAAAGTGGCTTTTGAAGAGCTCTTTAACCAAGTCTGATTTAGGAACAAATTCTCCGGTCACATATTTATCAAAGTAAGTTCCATCGGCATATTTTGACTTTTCAAAACCGACAAAAGTTGTATGACGCTCACGAGCGATATTATTTGATTCTACCAAGGTCCAGTAATTCATCAACATAAAGTAGATGTCAGTAAATTCTACCGACTCTGGGCTGCCATATTCAATGTGATTTTGTGCTAGGAAAGAATGTAGCCCCATAGCCCCAAGTCCAAAGGTATGTGCTTGTTGATTACCATTTTTGATTGTTGGCACAGCTTCAATATGAGAAGAATCTGTAACGTAAGTCAAGGCCCTAGTCATAGCTTTAATGGAGCGACCAAAATCTGGAGAAGTCATCATATTAAGAATATTAGTTGAACCAAGGTTACATGAAATATCTGTACCTAATTCAAGAAACTCTTGAGCATCGTTAATAACACTTGGTTTTTGGACTTGTAAAATCTCTGAACAGAGATTACTCATAATGATTTTTCCGTCAATTGGATTGGTTTTATTTGCTGTGTCAATATTGATGATGTACGGGTAACCTGATTCTTGTTGTAATTTTGAAATTTCAGTTTCTAAATCACGAGCACGTAATTTGGTCTTTGTAATCTTAGGATTAGCTACTAATTCGTCGTATTTTTCAGTAATATCAATGTAATTGAAAGCAATACCGTATTCACGTTCAATGTCATATGGGCTAAACAAGTACATATCGTCATTGTTGCGAGCCAATTCATAAAATTTATCAGGAACAGTTAATCCAAGAGATAAGGTTTTAACTCGAACTTTTTCGTCAGCATTTTCTTTTTTAGTTGATAGAAAAGCGATGATATCTGGATGGAAAATATTGAGGTAGACAACGCCAGCTCCCTGTCTCTGACCTAATTGGTTGGAGTATGAAAAGCTATCTTCAAACAGTTTCATAACAGGCACAACACCAGAAGCAGCACCTGCATAGCCTTTAATAGGAGCACCAGCCTCGCGAAGGTTTGATAAACTAATACCTACACCACCCCCGATTCGAGATAATTGCAAAGCTGAATTGATAGAACGACCAATTGAATTCATGTCATCAGTAACTTGAATGAGAAAACAAGAAACCAATTCTCCACGACGACTACGCCCAGCATTCAAAAAAGAAGGAGTTGCTGGCTGATATCGTTGATTAATCATTTCAATTGCTAAATCTTTTGCTAGTTCTTCATTGCCGTCAGCATAGTAGAGGGCATTGAACATTACGCGATCTTCAATGCTTTCTAGGTAAAGGTCACCATCATTTGTTTTCAAAGCATACTGTTGGTAGAATTTATAGGCGGCCATAAAAGATTTAAAGCGAAAATTTTCTGATTTTAGGATGGCAGCTA contains:
- the nrdE gene encoding class 1b ribonucleoside-diphosphate reductase subunit alpha, which produces MSLKDIGDISYFRLNNEINRPVNGTIPLNKDKEALKAFFKENVLPNTKQFSSITDKVTFLIENDYIETAFIQKYRPEFIEELAAILKSENFRFKSFMAAYKFYQQYALKTNDGDLYLESIEDRVMFNALYYADGNEELAKDLAIEMINQRYQPATPSFLNAGRSRRGELVSCFLIQVTDDMNSIGRSINSALQLSRIGGGVGISLSNLREAGAPIKGYAGAASGVVPVMKLFEDSFSYSNQLGQRQGAGVVYLNIFHPDIIAFLSTKKENADEKVRVKTLSLGLTVPDKFYELARNNDDMYLFSPYDIEREYGIAFNYIDITEKYDELVANPKITKTKLRARDLETEISKLQQESGYPYIINIDTANKTNPIDGKIIMSNLCSEILQVQKPSVINDAQEFLELGTDISCNLGSTNILNMMTSPDFGRSIKAMTRALTYVTDSSHIEAVPTIKNGNQQAHTFGLGAMGLHSFLAQNHIEYGSPESVEFTDIYFMLMNYWTLVESNNIARERHTTFVGFEKSKYADGTYFDKYVTGEFVPKSDLVKELFKSHFIPQASDWEALRQAVQKDGLYHQNRLAVAPNGSISYINDCSASIHPITQRIEERQEKKIGKIYYPANGLSTDTIPYYTSAYDMDMRKVIDVYAAATQHVDQGLSLTLFLRSELPKEIYEWKTESKQTTRDLSILRNYAFNKGIKSIYYVRTFTDDGEEVGANQCESCVI
- the nrdF gene encoding class 1b ribonucleoside-diphosphate reductase subunit beta, with amino-acid sequence MTTYYEAINWNEIEDVIDKSTWEKLTEQFWLDTRIPLSNDLDDWRKLSDQEKDLVGKVFGGLTLLDTMQSETGVEAIRADIRTPHEEAVLNNIQFMESVHAKSYSSIFSTLNTKKEIEDIFEWTNNNEFLQKKAKIINDIYANGNALQKKVASTYLETFLFYSGFFTPLYYLGNNKLANVAEIIKLIIRDESVHGTYIGYKFQLGFNELSEEEQESFREWMYDLLYQLYENEESYTKTLYDQVGWTDEVMTFLRYNANKALMNLGQDPLFPDTANDVNPIVMNGISTGTSNHDFFSQVGNGYLLGSVEAMQDDDYNMGR